The Thermodesulfobacteriota bacterium genome has a window encoding:
- a CDS encoding aminotransferase class IV, with amino-acid sequence MKEYISLNGEPIPDRLPIRSLSYGEGVFETFRLRSSLPVLWDRHLSRMGRGAEFLGIPFPGPERIEKLVEDAVSESGISDAYVKICLLSGGSTHFHEYPGNSSLLIVLREFRPPKAPIKAFVSTFSRGSSSPIVGIKSLNYLENIIARREAIRLGFDEAIFLNERGEISEGCTSNIFWLKEGVLFTPSLECGLLPGVIRGLVVELAADLGIEVVEGRFDLTSLISAQVAFFSNSLVGVIPATHIYGIEFMPESKEFLAIRKALCDRLEWPLKI; translated from the coding sequence ATGAAGGAATATATTTCTTTAAACGGAGAGCCTATACCAGACCGATTACCCATAAGATCTCTTTCTTATGGAGAAGGTGTATTTGAGACCTTCAGATTGAGGTCAAGCCTTCCGGTTCTATGGGATAGACACCTCTCTAGGATGGGTAGGGGTGCCGAGTTTTTGGGGATCCCCTTTCCAGGGCCTGAGCGCATAGAAAAACTGGTCGAAGACGCCGTTTCAGAGTCTGGGATCTCCGATGCTTATGTAAAAATATGCCTACTTTCTGGTGGAAGTACCCACTTTCATGAATATCCAGGGAATTCTTCACTTCTCATCGTTTTAAGGGAGTTTAGGCCTCCGAAAGCGCCGATTAAGGCCTTCGTTTCTACTTTTAGTCGTGGCTCTTCTTCGCCTATCGTGGGTATTAAGTCCCTGAATTACCTAGAGAACATAATTGCTAGGAGGGAGGCTATTAGACTCGGTTTTGACGAGGCTATATTCCTTAATGAAAGGGGAGAAATTAGCGAAGGATGCACGAGCAATATTTTTTGGTTAAAAGAGGGTGTACTTTTTACGCCGTCTTTGGAATGCGGGCTACTTCCAGGGGTTATTCGAGGCCTCGTCGTCGAGCTAGCGGCCGATCTCGGTATCGAAGTTGTGGAAGGAAGGTTTGATTTAACTAGTTTAATCTCGGCCCAAGTGGCATTTTTTTCTAATTCTTTGGTAGGGGTGATACCAGCCACACATATATATGGGATCGAGTTTATGCCCGAGTCAAAGGAATTTTTAGCTATCAGAAAGGCCCTTTGTGATAGACTCGAATGGCCATTAAAGATATGA
- a CDS encoding anthranilate synthase component I family protein produces MHPKPFSSLFLDSGGGWLNGEEEAFILFKSPSLSLFTIEGSTTVVLPEGRFNTSRSPLSLLDGYLGEGYIAVGYLGYEFSRFTENGLTVSRQKEGYRFPDTYFLFYKQEDMISGEIKDLIPLIIETPSQKRVGLGSRDARLGSLYSNMTKDKYVEMVLSVKEYIASGDVYQVNLSQRFTTLLNFNSPPISYLLDLYNVQPVPFGCYIDFGYFLLVSGSMELFVRKIGRKVATKPIKGTRKRAFTTEEDALLRAELLSSDKERAENLMIVDLMRNDLGRICQYGTVKVSGLFRVESYSTVHQLVSEVEGLLNDGIKTGDIINATFPPGSVTGAPKRRAMEVIDELEPHLRGPYCGALGIFMPNGDFTLSVAIRILTIRELNGSDVPTSLRISRADEPVLNKAEGTFWVGGGIVWDSDPEKEYQETLIKARAINKALGIEE; encoded by the coding sequence ATGCATCCCAAGCCTTTCTCTTCACTTTTTCTCGACTCGGGCGGCGGTTGGCTAAACGGCGAGGAAGAAGCCTTTATCCTATTCAAGAGCCCTTCCCTTTCCCTATTTACCATTGAGGGATCTACCACAGTTGTTTTGCCCGAGGGGCGGTTTAATACCAGCCGTAGTCCTCTTTCCCTCCTGGATGGTTACTTGGGCGAGGGGTACATCGCCGTGGGATATCTAGGCTATGAGTTTTCCAGGTTTACTGAAAATGGTCTTACGGTATCCCGCCAAAAAGAGGGGTACCGCTTCCCGGACACCTACTTTCTATTTTATAAGCAGGAGGACATGATTTCGGGCGAGATCAAGGACTTGATACCCCTTATTATCGAAACTCCTTCACAAAAACGCGTTGGTTTGGGTAGTAGAGACGCCCGGCTGGGCAGCCTGTACAGCAATATGACAAAGGATAAATATGTTGAGATGGTCTTGAGTGTGAAGGAGTACATCGCCAGCGGCGACGTTTATCAGGTCAACCTTTCCCAGCGGTTTACAACTCTACTTAATTTTAATTCTCCCCCTATTTCTTACTTACTTGACTTGTACAATGTGCAGCCCGTTCCCTTCGGTTGCTACATAGACTTTGGCTACTTTCTGCTTGTAAGCGGTTCTATGGAGCTATTTGTGAGAAAAATAGGGAGGAAAGTGGCTACAAAACCGATTAAAGGGACCAGGAAAAGGGCCTTTACGACCGAGGAGGACGCACTACTTCGGGCAGAACTACTCAGCAGTGATAAGGAAAGGGCAGAAAATCTGATGATAGTCGACCTGATGAGGAACGATTTGGGCAGGATATGCCAATACGGGACGGTCAAAGTGAGCGGCCTATTTCGGGTGGAGTCTTATTCCACGGTGCATCAGTTGGTATCGGAGGTGGAGGGACTCCTAAATGACGGAATCAAGACCGGCGATATAATAAACGCTACCTTTCCCCCTGGCTCGGTAACTGGGGCCCCTAAAAGGAGAGCCATGGAGGTCATAGATGAGCTCGAGCCGCACCTTAGAGGTCCTTACTGCGGTGCTCTAGGCATATTTATGCCGAATGGGGATTTTACCCTGAGCGTGGCTATAAGGATTTTAACAATAAGGGAATTAAACGGGTCAGATGTGCCGACTTCGCTCAGGATAAGCAGGGCCGATGAACCCGTCCTAAACAAAGCCGAAGGGACATTCTGGGTGGGAGGCGGTATTGTATGGGACTCAGACCCGGAAAAGGAATACCAGGAGACTTTAATTAAGGCCCGGGCTATAAATAAAGCCCTGGGAATAGAAGAATAG
- a CDS encoding electron-transfer flavoprotein:ubiquinone oxidoreductase, with amino-acid sequence MSNIPAEFKPEIKEDRFVSGITGSPDERVEVGILFVGAGPASLAGAIRLAQLLEEEPGVMESLGEIPIAVLEKGKYPGAHLVSGAVVNPVAFRKLFPDLPKFEFPFFDQVTKEAVYFLTESSYLRLPTPPTMNNHGNYVASISKMTQWLAQKAEEKGVMIFNEMAGVKVVVEDGVVKGVRTDDKGLDRDGKPMENYQPGSDVLAKITVFGEGTTGHLTQAAINYFNLKRPNPQIYALGVKEVWEVPKPLDRVIHTMGWPLRGAKKYKEFGGSFIYPMGQDRVSIGLVVGLDYADASLSVHDLLQELKLHPLIKRILEGGKRSESGWGAKTIPEGGFYSLPDRLHVPGGVFIGDCAGFVNVPALKGIHYAMWSGILAAETIFAALKEGRDPAAPKSLVKYDQAVKNSFIWKDLYRVRNMRQAFQYGFVPGFILAGLMTVTGGLFPGWRFKSHADSEQPMFLGDRKYPKPDNSYTFDKLSSVYVSGNRSRDNQPNHIIYKAEVPEVIGEAWINMCPAQVYEWHEEGGHKVIRTDPTNCVQCGAINAKGLRLTPPEGGSGPEYTQT; translated from the coding sequence ATGTCTAATATACCAGCAGAGTTTAAGCCAGAGATAAAAGAGGATAGATTCGTTTCCGGCATCACCGGAAGCCCAGATGAGCGAGTGGAAGTAGGTATTCTCTTCGTCGGCGCCGGGCCGGCCAGCCTTGCTGGTGCGATTCGGCTGGCGCAGCTCTTAGAGGAGGAGCCAGGGGTGATGGAGTCGCTCGGTGAAATCCCCATCGCCGTCCTGGAAAAGGGTAAGTATCCGGGAGCGCATCTGGTCTCCGGAGCCGTAGTCAACCCGGTGGCCTTCAGAAAGCTATTTCCCGACCTTCCCAAGTTTGAGTTTCCCTTCTTCGACCAAGTGACCAAAGAGGCGGTTTACTTTTTGACCGAGAGCAGTTATCTCCGCCTGCCCACCCCGCCCACCATGAATAATCACGGCAACTATGTGGCATCAATCAGCAAAATGACCCAGTGGTTGGCTCAGAAGGCGGAAGAGAAGGGGGTCATGATTTTCAACGAAATGGCCGGGGTGAAGGTGGTCGTAGAAGACGGGGTGGTGAAAGGCGTCCGTACCGACGATAAGGGCCTCGACCGTGATGGCAAGCCTATGGAGAATTATCAGCCAGGCTCTGATGTCCTGGCGAAGATTACCGTATTCGGCGAGGGCACTACCGGGCACCTCACCCAGGCGGCCATAAATTACTTCAATCTGAAGAGGCCGAATCCACAGATCTATGCACTCGGGGTAAAAGAGGTGTGGGAGGTGCCGAAGCCGCTTGATCGAGTCATTCATACCATGGGTTGGCCCCTTCGCGGAGCGAAAAAGTATAAGGAATTTGGAGGGAGTTTTATTTATCCCATGGGGCAGGATAGGGTTTCTATTGGCCTGGTAGTGGGCTTGGACTACGCTGATGCGTCTCTTTCGGTGCATGATCTTTTACAGGAATTGAAATTGCACCCCTTGATCAAGCGGATTTTAGAGGGTGGAAAGAGGTCGGAGAGCGGCTGGGGCGCCAAGACCATTCCGGAAGGAGGCTTTTATTCTCTTCCCGACCGTTTGCATGTACCGGGCGGGGTGTTTATAGGTGATTGCGCTGGGTTCGTCAATGTCCCTGCGCTAAAAGGAATTCATTATGCCATGTGGTCTGGGATCCTGGCGGCCGAGACCATATTTGCCGCTTTGAAGGAAGGCCGCGACCCGGCAGCACCTAAATCCTTGGTCAAGTACGACCAGGCAGTAAAAAACAGTTTTATATGGAAGGACCTTTATCGGGTGCGGAATATGAGACAGGCATTCCAATACGGCTTTGTACCCGGTTTCATACTCGCCGGGCTGATGACCGTTACCGGCGGTTTATTCCCCGGTTGGCGGTTTAAGTCCCATGCCGATAGCGAACAGCCTATGTTTCTGGGTGACCGGAAGTACCCAAAGCCGGATAATAGCTACACGTTTGATAAGCTGTCCAGCGTTTATGTCAGCGGCAACAGAAGCAGGGATAACCAGCCGAATCACATAATTTACAAAGCCGAGGTGCCGGAGGTGATTGGGGAAGCTTGGATTAACATGTGCCCAGCGCAGGTTTATGAATGGCATGAGGAGGGGGGACACAAGGTGATAAGAACCGACCCCACTAACTGCGTGCAATGTGGGGCGATAAACGCCAAGGGATTACGTCTGACCCCTCCTGAGGGCGGAAGCGGTCCTGAATATACGCAGACATGA
- a CDS encoding lytic transglycosylase domain-containing protein: protein MKRSTTRLVSSFAFVLSVSFLTLNFPTSSSPAATYYHKYKGGVIVYTNIPPIEKGYKRIIIKHEDYNPKRKGLFGSFKYSKEYDDHINKTANWHGIDPYLVKAIIKVESNFNAKAVSPKGAMGVMQLMPETARNQGVTNPFDPSENIMGGVRYLKKLIDMFNGNISLALAGYNAGENAVVKYGYAIPPYNETMDYVDKVLVHYNNLKNSLIGQADNKDEKVDQKYTVNNIGPGIKKNSEPTKEEKFSADEAKKEDKKPSTADNNLVAEAVISDAAVKTAPSVVPADSATGRFTVQIASFPQLEEAQRMEQSLKAKSLPAYIQKTDLPGKGTWYRVRVGTFATLEQAKLYGESLKSGELGIEEVLVTSNR, encoded by the coding sequence ATGAAGAGAAGCACGACCAGGCTTGTTTCTTCGTTTGCTTTTGTTCTTTCAGTTTCTTTTCTTACCCTAAATTTCCCAACTTCTTCATCACCTGCCGCTACCTATTACCATAAATACAAGGGTGGCGTTATCGTGTATACGAATATACCGCCTATCGAAAAGGGTTATAAACGCATAATCATAAAGCATGAGGATTATAACCCCAAAAGGAAAGGTCTTTTTGGCAGCTTCAAGTACTCAAAAGAGTACGATGACCATATCAATAAGACGGCGAATTGGCATGGGATAGACCCCTACCTGGTAAAAGCAATTATAAAGGTGGAATCGAATTTTAATGCCAAGGCCGTGTCTCCAAAGGGAGCTATGGGTGTCATGCAACTCATGCCCGAGACGGCCAGGAACCAGGGCGTAACTAACCCTTTTGACCCTTCTGAAAACATAATGGGGGGAGTGAGATACCTGAAGAAATTAATAGACATGTTTAACGGAAACATAAGCCTTGCCCTTGCCGGTTACAATGCCGGAGAGAATGCAGTGGTTAAGTACGGATACGCCATCCCTCCTTACAACGAAACCATGGATTATGTGGACAAGGTGCTAGTTCACTACAATAATCTTAAAAATAGCCTTATCGGGCAAGCCGATAACAAGGATGAAAAAGTGGACCAGAAGTATACAGTTAACAACATTGGACCGGGTATCAAGAAGAATTCCGAGCCAACAAAGGAAGAGAAGTTTTCTGCCGACGAGGCAAAAAAAGAAGATAAAAAACCTTCAACCGCCGATAATAACCTGGTAGCAGAGGCAGTGATAAGCGACGCTGCGGTTAAAACTGCACCGTCGGTCGTTCCGGCTGACTCCGCAACCGGCAGGTTTACCGTTCAAATAGCTTCCTTTCCGCAATTGGAAGAGGCTCAAAGGATGGAGCAGTCATTGAAGGCAAAATCACTTCCGGCATACATACAAAAAACCGATTTACCGGGCAAAGGGACCTGGTACAGGGTGAGGGTGGGAACATTTGCCACTCTTGAGCAGGCTAAGCTATACGGAGAATCCCTAAAAAGCGGTGAACTGGGAATAGAAGAGGTGCTGGTCACATCAAACCGATGA
- a CDS encoding DsbA family protein: MKAINIAILILVLLTLGLNAWIAKDLINLKNDLSDQKNQIATALQEMKKIQSPKAAAPAQPEQPSEVRVSIENAPMKGDPKAPVTIVEFSDYQCPFCRRFHQQTLPQIEEEYINKGKVRYVFRDYPLDFHKQAVPAAHAANCAGEQGKYWEFNDFLFENPDKLDTANTLSFAKGVEGLDYEQFEKCVNEKKFEAKINKDLEDGRKYGVRGTPSFFVGKTEDGNELVGYYIRGSMPFPVFKTQIDKLLEENKS, from the coding sequence ATGAAGGCGATAAATATAGCGATTCTCATCCTGGTATTGCTTACCTTAGGGCTTAACGCCTGGATAGCGAAAGACCTTATCAATCTCAAGAACGATCTTAGTGACCAGAAAAATCAAATAGCTACTGCCCTACAGGAAATGAAAAAGATACAATCTCCAAAGGCTGCCGCCCCAGCCCAGCCGGAGCAGCCGAGTGAGGTCAGGGTAAGCATCGAAAACGCCCCAATGAAGGGCGACCCCAAGGCGCCGGTGACTATTGTGGAGTTTAGCGATTACCAGTGTCCGTTCTGTAGAAGGTTCCACCAGCAAACACTTCCCCAGATTGAGGAGGAATACATAAACAAGGGAAAGGTAAGATATGTGTTCAGAGACTATCCCTTAGATTTTCATAAACAGGCCGTGCCCGCAGCGCACGCGGCGAACTGTGCCGGCGAACAGGGAAAGTACTGGGAGTTCAACGACTTCTTATTCGAGAATCCGGATAAGCTGGACACTGCAAACACGCTAAGTTTTGCCAAAGGGGTAGAGGGCCTCGACTATGAACAATTCGAGAAATGCGTCAACGAGAAAAAATTCGAAGCCAAGATAAACAAGGATCTCGAGGACGGCCGGAAGTATGGGGTTAGGGGCACTCCCAGCTTTTTTGTGGGCAAAACCGAGGACGGAAACGAGTTAGTCGGCTACTACATAAGGGGCTCGATGCCTTTTCCAGTATTCAAGACTCAGATCGATAAGCTCCTGGAAGAAAATAAAAGCTAG
- a CDS encoding prephenate dehydrogenase/arogenate dehydrogenase family protein, protein MKWKKIGIVGLGLIGSSLAWALKKTGQVGEVCGVDINEETLEYAARKGIIDSGSKELEDAVKHSEVVVVATYVSTIPTIARTVSSLASEGTIVTDVGSVKGKVVNEIEGFLPPHLYFVGGHPIAGTERSGVEAADSGLFRGKRCILTPTPKTNPDALAKVKNLWESVGSRVFSMDVETHDRVFAFVSHLPHVVAYALLNSIASQEESENMLEFAGGGLRDYTRIGASSPGMWGEIFLSNKENVLTTIKEFKKALGVIERMVEEEDLKGLTEELRLAAGVRERINKKTIP, encoded by the coding sequence ATGAAGTGGAAAAAGATCGGCATAGTCGGTCTCGGCCTCATAGGAAGTTCGCTAGCCTGGGCTTTAAAAAAGACAGGACAGGTGGGCGAGGTTTGTGGGGTTGATATAAATGAAGAGACTCTGGAATATGCTGCCAGAAAGGGGATAATCGACTCCGGCTCTAAAGAACTTGAAGATGCGGTCAAACATTCGGAAGTCGTGGTGGTCGCTACTTATGTATCCACTATTCCCACGATAGCTAGGACGGTTTCATCCTTAGCTTCTGAGGGAACAATCGTCACAGACGTGGGAAGCGTCAAGGGAAAGGTAGTTAATGAGATCGAGGGCTTTTTACCGCCTCATCTTTATTTTGTGGGCGGACATCCCATAGCCGGAACGGAGCGCTCTGGGGTCGAGGCTGCCGATTCCGGCCTTTTTCGTGGAAAGAGATGTATTCTGACGCCCACTCCGAAAACCAACCCGGATGCTTTGGCTAAGGTGAAAAATCTCTGGGAGTCTGTCGGGTCTCGGGTTTTCTCGATGGACGTAGAAACCCATGACCGGGTCTTTGCCTTCGTCAGTCACCTTCCTCATGTGGTTGCCTACGCCCTGTTGAACTCGATCGCATCTCAAGAAGAGTCCGAGAATATGCTCGAATTTGCCGGCGGAGGGCTAAGGGACTACACCAGAATCGGCGCAAGCTCTCCTGGCATGTGGGGTGAGATATTTCTCAGCAACAAGGAGAACGTATTGACAACTATAAAAGAATTCAAGAAGGCTCTAGGAGTGATAGAAAGGATGGTCGAGGAAGAAGATTTGAAGGGCTTGACGGAGGAGCTTAGACTAGCGGCAGGGGTTAGAGAACGTATAAATAAAAAAACAATTCCTTGA
- the hisC gene encoding histidinol-phosphate transaminase, giving the protein MIKPNEYVKDLIPYVPGKPVEELERELGIKDAIKIASNENPIGPSPLAMSAVSEALVKMHRYPDGDTFYLRHKLAERLGVKPDELIFGNGSNEIIELVARTFMKPGDEAVMGEFAFIVFPIVTQAVGAKAVISPMPDLTHDLRDMFKRITARTKTVFIANPNNPTGTMVRREELEWFLDRVSEDIIVVIDEAYFDYVDDPGYPNSLDYHKLGKCIITVRTFSKIYGLAGLRLGFGVSSEEIISYMNRVREPFNVNSLAQVAAYAALDDNEHVARSRDINKEGLAYLTDELRKINLPFAPSFTNFILVDLGSDAIPVYDALLREGVIVRPVGGYGLKTHIRVTIGLPRENKRFIKAIKKVLER; this is encoded by the coding sequence TTGATAAAGCCAAATGAATACGTAAAAGACCTGATTCCGTACGTTCCGGGAAAGCCGGTTGAAGAGCTGGAGCGCGAGCTGGGGATTAAGGATGCAATAAAGATTGCCTCGAATGAAAACCCTATCGGCCCATCTCCGCTGGCGATGAGTGCCGTATCAGAGGCCTTGGTTAAAATGCACCGCTACCCGGATGGGGATACATTTTATCTCAGGCACAAGCTTGCCGAGAGGCTAGGGGTAAAACCGGATGAGCTCATTTTCGGAAACGGCTCGAATGAGATAATAGAACTAGTTGCCCGGACCTTCATGAAACCCGGTGATGAGGCGGTCATGGGAGAGTTTGCATTTATTGTTTTTCCAATAGTCACGCAGGCAGTCGGGGCAAAGGCGGTTATATCCCCGATGCCCGACCTTACTCACGACCTCCGGGATATGTTTAAGCGAATCACCGCTAGGACAAAGACGGTGTTTATCGCAAACCCGAATAATCCTACCGGCACTATGGTAAGAAGAGAAGAGCTAGAGTGGTTTTTGGATAGGGTATCGGAAGACATAATCGTGGTCATAGACGAGGCCTACTTTGACTATGTGGATGACCCGGGTTATCCCAATTCGCTTGACTATCATAAGCTCGGGAAGTGCATTATTACGGTCAGAACCTTCTCCAAAATTTATGGACTTGCCGGACTGAGGCTAGGATTTGGGGTTTCTTCGGAGGAGATTATCTCTTACATGAATCGGGTAAGGGAGCCTTTTAACGTAAATTCCCTGGCGCAGGTGGCCGCCTATGCCGCCCTTGACGATAATGAGCATGTGGCCAGGTCCAGGGATATTAACAAGGAGGGACTGGCCTATTTAACCGATGAGCTTAGAAAAATAAATCTTCCCTTTGCCCCATCCTTCACCAACTTCATACTGGTGGATTTGGGTTCTGACGCAATCCCTGTTTACGATGCCCTCCTTAGGGAAGGGGTGATAGTAAGACCTGTTGGGGGATACGGACTTAAAACCCATATCCGGGTGACAATTGGATTGCCCCGGGAGAACAAGAGGTTTATCAAGGCTATTAAAAAGGTGCTAGAGAGATGA